One Paraglaciecola mesophila genomic region harbors:
- a CDS encoding NADPH-dependent 2,4-dienoyl-CoA reductase — translation MPTSKALSESFNTEETDAQERKTQNTSAESTPDQSTQTNSPSDSAFPHLLRPLDLGFATLKNRTLMGSMHLGLEEEKGGFDKLAAFYAERARGGVGLIVTGGISPNIAGWVAPFAGRMSSSRHAKKHRVITDAVHKEGGKICMQILHSGRYGYHPFNVSASASKAPIAPFKPKALSSRGVKRTIADYVACASYAQEAGYDGVEIMGSEGYLINQFFCERTNHRDDEWGGSLENRARLAVEIVNQTRQKVGRDFILIYRLSMLDLVEGGASWDEVVYLAKAIEQAGATLINTGIGWHEARVPTIVTSVPRAAFTWITKRMKAEVALPLITTNRINTPEVAESVLAQGHADMVSMARPFLADSQFVAKAMRNESQLINTCIACNQACLDHAFAQKRASCLVNPQACYETELIFKTVAVPKKVAVVGAGPAGLAFAIYAAERGHQVHLFEQASEIGGQFNYAKQIPGKEEFYETLRYYARMIEKTGVNLHLNIKVNANALQEYKFDEIVMATGIEPRQLSIPGSNHPKVLSYIDVLRDHKAVGNKVAVIGAGGIGFDVAEYLVEQEHLATDIDKWLANWGIDKSVSLAGGLTQPHIAHSGREVYLLQRKSSKVGAGLGKTSGWVHRASLAQHNVQMINSVEYVKVDDNGLHININGVPKTLEVDNVIVCAGQEPLRELHTSLLDLKVPVHIIGGADVAAELDAKRAIRQGAELAASI, via the coding sequence ATGCCAACATCTAAAGCCCTATCTGAATCGTTTAATACCGAAGAAACCGACGCCCAAGAGCGAAAAACTCAAAACACATCAGCTGAAAGCACGCCAGATCAAAGCACGCAAACAAACTCACCCAGTGACTCTGCATTTCCACACTTATTGCGCCCTCTGGATTTGGGTTTTGCTACCTTAAAAAACCGTACCCTCATGGGCTCAATGCACTTGGGCTTAGAAGAAGAGAAAGGCGGCTTTGATAAACTCGCCGCATTTTATGCAGAGCGTGCCAGAGGCGGTGTGGGTTTAATCGTAACGGGTGGCATCAGCCCTAACATTGCTGGTTGGGTCGCACCCTTTGCTGGGCGCATGAGCAGTTCTCGCCACGCTAAGAAACATCGCGTGATCACAGATGCAGTACACAAAGAAGGCGGTAAAATATGCATGCAGATTTTGCATTCTGGGCGTTACGGCTATCACCCGTTTAACGTGTCTGCGTCAGCCTCGAAGGCCCCTATAGCGCCTTTTAAACCAAAAGCGTTATCATCTCGGGGCGTTAAACGCACCATCGCGGATTACGTCGCCTGTGCCAGCTATGCTCAAGAAGCGGGTTATGACGGCGTTGAAATTATGGGCTCTGAAGGGTATCTGATAAACCAGTTCTTTTGTGAGCGAACCAACCACAGAGACGACGAATGGGGTGGCAGCCTCGAAAACCGCGCCCGGTTAGCGGTTGAAATAGTCAACCAAACCCGGCAAAAAGTCGGTCGCGATTTCATCTTGATTTACCGTTTATCTATGCTCGACTTGGTTGAGGGCGGCGCCTCTTGGGACGAAGTGGTCTATCTGGCCAAAGCTATTGAACAGGCTGGCGCGACTCTTATTAATACCGGCATCGGTTGGCACGAAGCACGTGTTCCTACCATAGTCACATCTGTGCCCAGAGCAGCCTTTACCTGGATAACGAAAAGAATGAAAGCGGAAGTGGCGCTCCCTCTCATTACCACAAATCGCATTAACACTCCCGAAGTAGCCGAGTCCGTATTGGCCCAAGGTCATGCAGACATGGTGTCGATGGCACGCCCCTTTTTAGCCGACTCTCAATTTGTCGCCAAAGCCATGCGTAACGAATCACAACTCATCAATACTTGCATCGCATGCAATCAAGCCTGCCTTGACCATGCCTTCGCACAAAAACGTGCGAGTTGCCTTGTAAACCCACAGGCTTGCTATGAAACTGAGTTAATTTTTAAAACGGTGGCAGTACCGAAAAAAGTGGCCGTAGTCGGCGCAGGCCCTGCTGGCTTAGCCTTTGCAATCTATGCCGCAGAGCGCGGGCATCAAGTACATTTATTTGAGCAAGCCAGTGAAATTGGCGGGCAATTTAACTATGCAAAACAGATCCCGGGTAAAGAAGAATTCTACGAAACCCTGCGTTACTACGCCCGTATGATAGAAAAAACCGGTGTTAATCTGCACTTAAATATAAAGGTCAATGCCAATGCCTTACAAGAATATAAATTTGATGAAATTGTTATGGCTACTGGTATTGAACCTCGTCAATTATCCATCCCAGGTAGCAATCACCCTAAAGTTCTCAGTTACATTGATGTACTTAGGGATCATAAGGCTGTCGGCAATAAAGTCGCCGTCATTGGTGCCGGTGGTATCGGTTTTGATGTGGCAGAATACCTAGTGGAGCAAGAGCATCTAGCAACCGATATTGATAAGTGGTTGGCCAACTGGGGGATTGATAAAAGTGTTTCCCTTGCTGGCGGCCTCACTCAGCCACATATTGCCCACAGTGGCCGTGAGGTGTATTTACTCCAACGCAAATCAAGCAAAGTTGGTGCGGGATTAGGCAAAACTTCAGGTTGGGTACACAGAGCGTCTCTCGCCCAGCATAACGTGCAGATGATCAACTCAGTAGAGTACGTAAAAGTCGATGACAATGGGCTACACATTAACATCAATGGCGTGCCTAAAACGCTTGAGGTTGATAATGTCATCGTTTGTGCAGGACAAGAGCCCCTGCGCGAATTACACACCAGTTTACTCGACCTTAAAGTGCCCGTGCACATTATTGGTGGTGCAGATGTAGCAGCAGAGCTTGATGCCAAGCGCGCTATTCGCCAAGGTGCTGAACTAGCAGCGTCGATTTAG
- a CDS encoding ABC transporter ATP-binding protein, with protein sequence MLTMKDIKKIYRTDSIETHALRDFNLQVNEGDFVAVTGPSGSGKTTFLNIAGLLETFEEGRFELDGVDISHQNDAARSRLRNQKIGFVFQSFNLIPDLNLFDNVDVPLRYRGFSRQDRKKRIERNLEMVGLGNRMKHLPAQLSGGQQQRVAIARALAGEPRFLLADEPTGNLDSSMAQSVMALLKDINANGTTIIMVTHDAGLATQANRNIHVSDGKVSEKPMGLSPEASQFKPSQHRRVVGLSE encoded by the coding sequence ATGTTAACCATGAAAGACATCAAAAAGATTTACCGTACGGATTCAATCGAAACCCACGCCCTACGTGATTTCAACTTACAGGTAAACGAAGGCGATTTTGTCGCGGTTACTGGGCCTTCAGGCTCAGGTAAAACGACCTTTTTGAACATCGCTGGCTTACTCGAAACATTCGAAGAAGGCAGGTTTGAATTAGATGGAGTCGACATTAGCCATCAAAATGACGCAGCACGAAGCCGCTTACGTAATCAAAAAATTGGCTTCGTGTTTCAGAGTTTTAATTTGATACCGGACCTTAATTTATTTGACAACGTTGATGTGCCGCTTCGCTATCGTGGGTTTTCCCGCCAAGACCGTAAAAAGCGTATTGAACGCAACTTAGAAATGGTCGGCCTAGGAAATCGAATGAAGCACTTACCAGCGCAACTATCAGGGGGACAACAACAACGTGTTGCCATCGCCCGGGCGCTCGCTGGGGAACCGCGTTTTCTGCTGGCCGATGAACCCACGGGTAACCTCGACAGCAGCATGGCCCAAAGTGTGATGGCTTTGCTAAAAGACATCAACGCCAATGGCACCACCATTATTATGGTAACGCACGACGCAGGGTTGGCCACACAAGCCAATCGGAATATTCATGTGAGCGACGGTAAAGTAAGTGAGAAGCCTATGGGCTTAAGCCCTGAAGCGTCACAGTTTAAACCCTCGCAGCACAGGCGTGTTGTTGGCTTAAGCGAGTAA
- a CDS encoding efflux RND transporter periplasmic adaptor subunit has product MHTPNTGGIGISDTSAQDITITKNKSAKRYWLATCGVICTLLLYWVVEPAFSSWRSSDISISAKRIHLATVVRGDLVRDLSVQGQVVAAISPRLYSPAQGTINLFIDAGDTVQKGQVLASVDSPELTNELQQEESSLQKLKMELDRQRIQSKKQALENQKAVDLAKVALTAAEREKRRADKAFSTQSISQIDFEKAQDELENAKLVYKHAQQDADLSKESLAFEVQSKQLLVKRQALMVSDLSRKVARLDIRSPVSGIVGNLAAEQRNQVAKNQAILSVVDLSEFELEVDIPESYADDLAINMPALVTVNGSNHLAKLVSISPEIENNQVTGRVRFSKEDENGSALQPPRGLRQNQRLTTRILMENRTDVLMLSRGQFLESGSGRVAYVVEGNLAKRTNIVTGARSLSNVEVLSGLSANQQVIISSTDQFNDAQTVLITQ; this is encoded by the coding sequence ATGCACACGCCAAACACTGGGGGTATTGGTATATCGGATACCAGCGCCCAAGATATAACAATCACTAAAAACAAATCTGCAAAACGCTACTGGCTTGCCACTTGTGGCGTGATCTGCACACTCCTTTTGTATTGGGTGGTAGAGCCGGCTTTTAGCAGTTGGCGATCGTCTGATATCAGCATTTCAGCCAAACGTATCCACTTAGCCACAGTCGTTCGTGGAGATCTAGTAAGAGATTTATCCGTACAGGGCCAAGTCGTTGCAGCTATCAGCCCGCGCCTATACAGCCCTGCACAAGGAACGATTAATCTTTTTATCGATGCAGGTGACACGGTTCAAAAAGGCCAAGTGCTTGCCAGTGTAGATAGCCCAGAGTTGACCAATGAATTGCAACAAGAGGAATCAAGCTTACAAAAACTCAAAATGGAGCTTGACCGCCAACGTATACAATCGAAAAAGCAAGCATTAGAAAATCAAAAAGCAGTCGACCTAGCGAAAGTGGCACTTACCGCTGCTGAACGTGAAAAGCGCAGAGCCGACAAAGCATTCAGCACCCAATCCATCAGTCAAATTGACTTTGAAAAAGCCCAAGACGAGTTAGAAAATGCCAAGCTGGTATACAAACATGCACAGCAGGATGCCGACCTCAGCAAAGAGAGCCTCGCGTTTGAAGTACAGTCCAAACAGTTATTGGTTAAACGCCAAGCCTTAATGGTCAGTGACTTGTCACGCAAAGTCGCGAGACTAGATATTCGTTCCCCTGTCAGCGGTATTGTAGGTAATTTAGCGGCTGAACAAAGAAACCAAGTGGCAAAAAACCAAGCGATTCTAAGTGTGGTTGACTTGTCAGAGTTTGAACTTGAAGTGGATATTCCTGAAAGCTACGCAGATGATCTCGCTATCAACATGCCGGCTCTCGTCACCGTTAACGGCAGCAACCACCTGGCCAAATTGGTCAGTATTTCGCCTGAAATAGAAAACAACCAAGTGACGGGGCGTGTTCGTTTTTCCAAAGAAGATGAAAACGGTAGCGCGTTGCAGCCTCCTCGTGGTCTGCGTCAAAACCAAAGATTAACCACACGCATATTAATGGAAAACCGGACTGACGTGCTAATGCTCTCCAGAGGACAATTTCTAGAAAGCGGCTCAGGACGAGTGGCTTACGTCGTTGAAGGCAATCTCGCCAAAAGAACGAATATCGTTACTGGCGCGCGCAGTTTATCAAACGTTGAAGTGTTGTCAGGCTTGAGTGCAAATCAGCAGGTCATTATTTCAAGCACAGATCAATTCAATGACGCCCAAACCGTACTGATAACGCAATAA
- a CDS encoding TonB-dependent receptor produces the protein MRYSSLTLLSFLVSTTLQAQSDTPSDGQDLERMIVTGSRIVESIDEVPASIVIITQQQIQDQLKVTSELQSLLSTLVPGLAPSTGTSSNSGQTLRGRAPLIMIDGVPQSTPLRNGSLGVRSLDASTIERIEVIKGATSVYGNGAAGGIINYITKKAASNTPMSGHITASSRFSGVKFDDSLGGRLDAGLNGQLDKFSYVLNASYEENGVQRDAQGDILGLTYGLTDTDTENYFSKFGYQFDDEKALRLTYNYFKSKQDTDLINIVGNINSGDKTYAIESLDGTSIIGEPQGPENHNVMLKYSDDEIFTQTQLVIDAYTQRIKNVFFFSTNLANPDQGFDGGQSIIESEKKGLRATFNSQFTLHDIDTTLIYGIDALNDITSQPLVDGRVWVPKMDMDNIAAFIQGKWVLQDNIIIKAGVRHENIDLSVDDFSTLRLCRTADQCSVAFDVVGDTLDYKATTYNAAIRYNLSDLFRPFISYSQGADISDTGRLLRTATVTDIALIRTEASIIDNYEIGFTSEFDSLRVEFSAYRSTSELGTTNSFDAETGVYLPVRAPQEIYGYEALATYQVSKNLDLSGTYSWVEGKNTELDVYLGGKDIGAPKGTINVNWQPIPEARLALNYLYVGSRKRFAQIEGEYVGDQGPVDSYHLVNINGSYAVNHQWQVFMGIENLLNNDYYPARSQVYTYDGYNHKGLGMTVNFGATYQF, from the coding sequence ATGCGCTACTCTTCTTTAACTCTTCTCAGTTTTCTGGTCAGTACAACGCTTCAGGCACAAAGTGATACACCAAGTGACGGCCAAGATCTAGAACGTATGATCGTCACCGGTAGCCGCATTGTAGAGAGCATTGACGAAGTCCCTGCTTCAATCGTGATCATCACCCAACAACAGATTCAAGATCAGTTAAAAGTGACCAGTGAATTACAGTCGCTGCTTTCAACTCTTGTGCCTGGATTGGCACCTTCTACCGGCACGTCTAGTAATTCGGGGCAAACATTACGTGGTCGCGCACCCTTAATCATGATTGACGGAGTGCCCCAATCAACACCACTGAGAAACGGGTCTCTCGGAGTACGAAGTTTAGATGCCAGTACCATTGAACGAATCGAAGTTATCAAAGGAGCAACCTCCGTATATGGTAATGGCGCCGCGGGGGGGATCATTAATTACATAACGAAAAAAGCGGCCAGTAACACACCAATGTCCGGTCATATAACCGCTTCATCGCGCTTTAGCGGTGTCAAATTTGACGATTCGTTAGGCGGACGGCTAGATGCAGGCCTTAACGGGCAGCTAGATAAATTCAGCTATGTACTTAACGCAAGCTATGAAGAAAATGGCGTTCAACGGGATGCCCAAGGTGACATTCTCGGTCTGACCTATGGGTTAACAGATACTGATACAGAAAATTACTTTAGCAAATTTGGTTATCAGTTTGATGACGAAAAAGCACTGCGACTCACCTACAATTATTTTAAGTCAAAACAGGATACCGACTTAATTAATATCGTGGGCAATATCAACTCAGGTGATAAAACCTATGCTATAGAATCTCTCGACGGCACGTCTATTATCGGCGAGCCTCAAGGCCCAGAAAACCATAATGTCATGCTTAAATATTCAGATGACGAGATATTTACTCAAACGCAATTAGTCATTGATGCCTACACCCAGCGCATTAAAAACGTCTTTTTCTTTTCCACGAATTTAGCCAACCCAGACCAAGGGTTTGATGGCGGACAATCCATTATCGAGTCTGAGAAAAAAGGTTTACGTGCCACCTTCAACAGTCAGTTCACTTTGCACGACATCGACACCACCCTGATTTATGGTATCGATGCGTTAAACGATATCACGTCGCAGCCACTGGTCGATGGGCGTGTATGGGTGCCTAAAATGGACATGGATAACATTGCCGCATTCATCCAAGGAAAATGGGTTTTACAAGATAACATAATCATTAAAGCTGGGGTACGTCACGAAAACATCGATTTATCAGTAGATGACTTTAGCACGCTTCGCTTGTGCCGCACTGCCGACCAATGTTCAGTCGCCTTTGATGTAGTTGGTGACACCTTAGATTACAAGGCAACCACCTATAATGCAGCCATTCGCTATAACTTAAGTGACCTATTTAGGCCCTTTATCAGTTACTCACAAGGCGCTGACATTTCAGATACTGGACGTCTGCTGCGCACAGCAACGGTTACTGATATTGCCCTTATACGTACCGAAGCATCTATTATTGATAACTACGAAATCGGTTTTACCTCTGAGTTTGATTCCCTACGTGTCGAGTTTTCAGCCTATCGCAGTACCTCAGAACTGGGAACGACAAACTCGTTTGACGCTGAAACGGGCGTGTATTTGCCTGTTCGCGCCCCTCAAGAGATATATGGTTACGAAGCCTTAGCCACCTACCAAGTGTCGAAAAATCTCGACCTTTCAGGGACCTATTCATGGGTAGAGGGTAAAAATACAGAGTTAGATGTGTATTTAGGCGGTAAAGATATTGGTGCACCAAAAGGAACGATTAATGTAAATTGGCAACCGATTCCTGAAGCTCGCCTCGCGCTAAATTACCTCTACGTTGGTTCACGAAAGCGCTTTGCACAAATTGAAGGCGAATATGTCGGTGATCAAGGGCCGGTCGATAGCTACCATTTAGTCAATATTAATGGCAGTTATGCTGTCAATCATCAGTGGCAAGTCTTTATGGGGATCGAAAACCTACTCAACAATGATTACTACCCTGCTCGCTCGCAAGTCTACACCTACGATGGCTATAATCATAAAGGGCTGGGCATGACGGTAAATTTCGGTGCCACGTACCAGTTTTAA
- a CDS encoding ABC transporter permease: MFNYYIKLAFNSFKRNPILTGLMITAIALGIGASMTTITVNYLMSADPIPQKSSQLFHVQVDSWDPNHGFNDEPNTPPNQLTWTDATHLMSAKKAFRQTAMAKSGAIIQPNSPDINPFEASIRLAFKDFFPMFDVPFKYGNGWDQQADDDRQLVVVLSKEINDKVFAGENSVGNSIVIYGQSFRVIGVLEAWQPLPKFYDVNNGAFDEPEDLFMPFYLKQELELPNWGNTNCWKTPDGEGFTAFLQSECINFQMWVELKTPQDKQAYMSFLNNYVNDQKELGRFPRPLNNQLLNVMQWMDDQDVVADDAQIMMWLSFMFLVVCLLNTIGLQLAKFSAKSGEIGLRRAVGATKRDLFMQYTVETGAVGFAGGLFGLVLALLGLIGIRQLYGEVLNDLASLDLTMIALALVLSLLASICAGLYPTWRACNIAPASQLKSQ, translated from the coding sequence ATGTTTAATTATTATATAAAACTGGCGTTTAACAGCTTCAAGCGTAACCCGATTTTAACTGGCTTAATGATCACCGCCATTGCATTAGGAATTGGGGCGAGCATGACGACCATAACAGTAAACTACTTGATGTCAGCCGACCCTATACCACAGAAAAGTAGCCAGTTGTTTCATGTTCAAGTGGACAGCTGGGATCCCAATCACGGCTTTAACGACGAGCCAAATACCCCTCCGAATCAACTTACATGGACGGATGCCACCCATTTAATGTCGGCCAAAAAAGCCTTTAGACAAACGGCGATGGCAAAATCTGGGGCCATTATCCAACCAAACAGCCCTGATATTAATCCCTTTGAAGCGTCAATTCGCTTAGCCTTCAAAGATTTTTTTCCCATGTTTGACGTGCCGTTTAAGTACGGAAACGGTTGGGATCAGCAAGCCGACGACGACCGCCAACTTGTTGTGGTGCTCAGTAAAGAAATCAATGACAAAGTCTTCGCAGGTGAAAATTCAGTGGGCAACAGCATTGTTATCTATGGCCAGTCATTTAGGGTCATCGGTGTACTAGAGGCTTGGCAACCGCTGCCTAAATTTTACGATGTGAACAATGGCGCATTCGATGAGCCTGAAGACCTGTTCATGCCATTTTATTTAAAACAAGAACTTGAGTTGCCAAACTGGGGCAATACCAACTGCTGGAAAACCCCTGATGGTGAAGGCTTTACCGCGTTCTTACAATCAGAATGCATAAACTTTCAAATGTGGGTTGAGCTTAAGACCCCGCAAGATAAACAAGCTTATATGTCATTTTTAAACAATTATGTGAATGACCAAAAAGAATTGGGTCGCTTCCCTCGCCCTTTGAACAACCAGTTGTTAAACGTAATGCAATGGATGGACGACCAAGACGTGGTTGCCGATGACGCACAAATCATGATGTGGCTCTCGTTTATGTTTTTGGTGGTGTGCTTACTCAATACCATAGGTTTGCAACTCGCAAAATTCAGTGCGAAGTCTGGTGAAATTGGCCTGCGCCGAGCAGTGGGCGCCACTAAACGCGACTTATTTATGCAATACACAGTGGAAACCGGTGCGGTAGGTTTCGCGGGCGGATTGTTTGGTTTAGTGCTCGCACTATTAGGTTTAATAGGCATACGCCAGCTGTACGGTGAAGTGCTAAATGATTTAGCCAGCTTAGATCTGACCATGATCGCACTGGCGCTGGTGTTGTCATTGTTAGCCAGTATTTGTGCAGGCCTTTACCCCACTTGGCGGGCCTGCAATATCGCTCCTGCCAGCCAACTTAAAAGCCAATAA
- a CDS encoding DUF2608 domain-containing protein, which yields MLSISSTVFLTGCATGQHDRIDDPVHVSVGQNEFSGEIVNEVYSTTDLHDAVVQANSLDAQTTLVVFDIDDTLLTATEFFGSDKWYDWQRGRALNESGVVIPTRETEKVNCLFDTLGMVFEIATNKPTQPDMANLVHSVSNDVVILTARSGAYRAGTMRELARNDLDFTDKSLTSPDVGLHYDYTLDGRTARVSYVDGVFMVQGMNKGVMLLDLLERTGHEYSSVVFVDDKQHNIDNMGDALKSAGINFYGYHYTRISKAVTPEEVVQANASRAALGELLNTHFEDRAEHINHRQCDY from the coding sequence ATGTTAAGCATAAGTTCTACCGTGTTTTTGACAGGTTGCGCGACAGGTCAACATGACAGAATCGATGATCCAGTCCATGTGTCTGTTGGGCAAAATGAATTCAGCGGGGAGATTGTCAATGAGGTGTACTCAACGACTGATTTACATGATGCCGTTGTTCAAGCGAATAGCCTAGACGCTCAAACTACGCTGGTGGTATTCGATATTGACGATACCTTGTTAACGGCAACGGAATTTTTCGGTAGCGACAAATGGTACGACTGGCAGCGTGGACGCGCGCTAAATGAAAGTGGAGTGGTGATCCCGACCCGCGAAACTGAAAAAGTAAATTGCTTGTTTGACACCCTAGGAATGGTATTTGAGATTGCGACCAATAAACCAACTCAGCCGGACATGGCCAACTTGGTGCACAGTGTGAGCAATGACGTGGTTATTTTAACCGCCCGCTCTGGTGCATACCGCGCCGGTACAATGCGCGAGCTAGCGCGCAACGATTTAGATTTCACTGACAAGTCGTTAACCTCTCCTGATGTGGGCCTGCATTACGATTATACCCTAGATGGCCGCACAGCAAGGGTAAGCTATGTAGACGGTGTATTTATGGTTCAGGGCATGAACAAGGGCGTGATGTTACTTGACTTACTTGAGCGTACCGGCCACGAATATAGCTCAGTGGTGTTCGTAGACGACAAACAACACAATATCGACAACATGGGTGATGCGCTCAAATCGGCCGGAATTAATTTCTACGGGTATCATTACACGCGTATTTCAAAAGCGGTTACCCCAGAAGAAGTCGTGCAAGCCAATGCCTCGCGCGCCGCATTAGGTGAATTGCTCAATACGCATTTTGAAGACAGGGCAGAGCATATTAATCACCGCCAGTGTGATTATTAA
- a CDS encoding pyridoxamine 5'-phosphate oxidase family protein has protein sequence MSHDIREKMWKAMADSPIVMLGLTGSNAHHEPMHAQLDKDANSAFWFYTTKTNRNAAGGKAMAQFASKDHKVFACISGNLVEETDPGIIDKYWSKHVSAWYEDGRKDASLKMLRFDLDEAEIWEADADFSAKVNITFGGKVKPEEMGEHDKVRL, from the coding sequence ATGTCACATGATATTCGTGAAAAAATGTGGAAAGCGATGGCAGATAGCCCCATTGTTATGCTCGGTTTAACGGGCTCAAACGCGCACCATGAGCCTATGCACGCTCAACTCGATAAAGACGCTAACAGTGCGTTTTGGTTTTACACTACGAAAACTAATCGTAACGCTGCGGGCGGCAAGGCAATGGCGCAATTTGCCAGTAAAGATCACAAAGTTTTTGCCTGTATATCTGGCAATTTAGTAGAAGAAACCGATCCTGGTATCATCGATAAATATTGGTCTAAACATGTTTCTGCTTGGTATGAGGATGGCCGTAAAGACGCCTCACTTAAAATGCTAAGATTTGACCTAGATGAAGCTGAAATCTGGGAAGCAGATGCAGACTTTTCTGCCAAGGTAAATATCACATTTGGTGGTAAGGTCAAACCTGAAGAAATGGGTGAACACGATAAGGTTAGGTTATAA
- a CDS encoding response regulator transcription factor: MKLNRSQHLHFLMVDSDEDDTVLMQEAFAESNSLSHLNCVKDEVQLIDYLDGRGVYQNRELYPLPNIILLELRAPTNKTFDALTILKKSSEFRRVPVVIFANSMDESLVANAYDLGAASYIVKPNTFDALLKIVQGCHEYWSMCARPVLSHKPKEITALNEPVILNTQAAQMPPH, from the coding sequence ATGAAACTCAACCGCAGTCAGCATCTGCACTTTTTAATGGTAGACAGTGATGAAGATGACACCGTTTTAATGCAAGAGGCATTCGCTGAATCGAACAGTCTAAGTCACCTGAACTGCGTTAAAGATGAAGTACAACTTATTGACTACTTAGATGGACGTGGCGTGTATCAAAACCGAGAGCTCTACCCTTTACCTAATATCATATTGCTAGAACTACGGGCCCCCACAAATAAGACGTTTGACGCGCTCACTATACTGAAAAAATCGAGTGAATTTAGACGCGTTCCTGTGGTTATTTTTGCTAACTCGATGGATGAATCACTGGTGGCGAACGCATACGATCTTGGGGCTGCTTCCTATATCGTAAAACCCAATACGTTCGATGCATTGTTGAAGATCGTGCAGGGATGTCACGAATATTGGTCAATGTGTGCAAGACCTGTGCTGTCTCATAAACCCAAAGAGATAACCGCATTAAATGAGCCTGTTATTTTAAATACGCAAGCAGCACAAATGCCCCCTCATTAA
- a CDS encoding DksA/TraR family C4-type zinc finger protein gives MAGGWAKDGAVQDQIDASVDEAVARAKSQMLKGESAQFCEECGEPIPERRRVALPGVQLCINCQTEIEKYASVTSSINRRGSKDSQLR, from the coding sequence ATGGCCGGAGGTTGGGCGAAAGATGGTGCAGTACAAGATCAAATTGACGCAAGCGTTGATGAAGCTGTGGCGCGAGCAAAAAGCCAAATGCTCAAAGGTGAGAGCGCTCAATTTTGTGAAGAGTGCGGCGAACCTATTCCTGAGCGGAGGCGGGTCGCGTTGCCAGGTGTTCAACTGTGTATCAATTGCCAAACAGAAATAGAGAAATATGCAAGTGTTACATCATCTATTAATCGCCGTGGTAGTAAAGACAGTCAATTGAGGTAA